A single Halarcobacter anaerophilus DNA region contains:
- a CDS encoding beta strand repeat-containing protein, giving the protein MAIARITDIKGLVTLDGTSEEILKNRDEISDHGGLLTIAEFAKIIFDDGREVEVTGPVSFNLDSTFFNEGTFEESITQISDLASLEYIDTQLDETKLADIAVDNITDQNLASQNVDSEQLNTQLDQDTTQLDTQNIITPTILNEDTTIENQESTADTVVDNNTNDESTDNTPVDTEIGTPSISFENPGEDGIYNAEELGEDGTVSATIFVTGSEVGDTLTYTVNGEQTTVILSADDIANGVTIEVTPESTVTATLSDAAGNTSETASATASSADVEAQAGTVSVDNITTDDVINASEADETITVTGTATGGDISEGDSVSFTVNGTEYRATVGEDGSWSADVAGSDLAADTSFEVSVESSDEAGNTVTTKGTSSHTVDVEAQAGTVSVDNITTDDVINASEADETITVTGTATGGDISEGDSVSFTVNGTEYRATVGEDGSWSADVAGSDLAADTSFEVSVESSDEAGNTVTTKGTSSHTVDVEAQAGTVSVDNITTDDVINASEADETITVTGTATGGDISEGDSVSFTVNGTEYRATVGEDGSWSADVAGSDLAADTSFEVSVESSDEAGNTVTTKGTSSHTVDVEAQAGTVSVDNITTDDVINASEADETITVTGTATGGDISEGDSVSFTVNGTEYRATVGEDGSWSADVAGSDLAADTSFEVSVESSDEAGNTVTTTGTSSHTVDVEAQAGTVSVDNITTDDVINASEADETITVTGTATGGDISEGDSVSFTVNGTEYRATVGEDGSWSADVAGSDLAADTSFEVSVESSDEAGNTVTTTGTSSHTVDVEAQAGTVSVDNITTDDVINASEADETITVTGTATGGDISEGDSVSFTVNGTEYRATVGEDGSWSADVAGSDLAADTSFEVSVESSDEAGNTVTTKGTSSHTVDVEAQAGTVSVDNITTDDVINASEADETITVTGTATGGDISEGDSVSFTVNGTEYRATVGEDGSWSADVAGSDLAADTSFEVSVESSDEAGNTVTTKGTSSHTVDVEAQAGTVSVDNITTDDVINASEADETITVTGTATGGDISEGDSVSFTVNGTEYRATVGEDGSWSADVAGSDLAADTSFEVSVESSDEAGNTVTTTGTSSHTVDVEAQAGTVSVDNITTDDVINASEADETITVTGTATGGDISEGDSVSFTVNGTEYRATVGEDGSWSADVAGSDLAADTSFEVSVESSDEAGNTVTTTGTSSHTVDVEAQAGTVSVDNITTDDVINASEADETITVTGTATGGDISEGDSVSFTVNGTEYRATVGEDGSWSADVAGSDLAADTSFEVSVESSDEAGNTVTTKGTSSHTVDVEAQAGTVSVDNITTDDVINASEADETITVTGTATGGDISEGDSVSFTVNGTEYRATVGEDGSWSADVAGSDLAADTSFEVSVESSDEAGNTVTTKGTSSHTVDVEAQAGTVSVDNITTDDVINASEADETITVTGTATGGDISEGDSVSFTVNGTEYRATVGEDGSWSADVAGSDLAADTSFEVSVESSDEAGNTVTTTGTSSHTVDVEAQAGTVSVDNITTDDVINASEADETITVTGTATGGDISEGDSVSFTVNGTEYRATVGEDGSWSADVAGSDLAADTSFEVSVESSDEAGNTVTTTGTSSHTVDVTTSDISKLAITDIVDNEGDYSNVTMFGTGAEAGNTISLYNENNEIVATTTVKDDGTWEVDISSLEGTPVNDNEFFSVTETDLAGNETAQTDTTHYWHGDWSEANSESSDDFIMTGSGDDTINTDDILSGTNENGKVTSTNDDTNDSLVIDGGDGNDTVTFGGNIADYTITTDSKGNVIVTETSSSDSDSNGIGDVTELRNIETIEFEDGTYDVGSGTFVEFDTQADSLTASIDVGTVSTILSQNAVVDEDANNSDGIYEKDGKYYQMQETSQIDTAALRDLGYTIDNDGKFYKINEDAPKVLVEQEMTREVTHVVDAEPIMKVATETTTFETLGEEFSHNVGEIRSGHSTTIDLGETTKNIELDFNNFNSGSLKVEFLDDKGKVIATRTSCPAHDGQRGYGFGEEFSAVRLTANNSDIEVQTINGRGLPETVTVEAGGLVPDYEAMEEAGINWTQTDYQVLTQSEDINNIGNVGNNKVNGFNPEDHELSQVFDFGPDMANRLVTITVDLEVKGSWDNNSTSTNDYFSVSANGEELDVNFYSSNGNSYTYDSEDVSYLGWDQREDFTYDYQVYLDENGQVQLDFMVASTASDENVNVHNIDVTYEGQSGWVKEETQTETYTESVLVDAPAEEVDLSEIPGGIPYISEEVEVEPNMTTEDDVTAYSYPVDISAALSDIDGSETLSVLITGVPEGATLSKGVDNGDGTWSIVVPEGDTSISDSLTITVLPDTKDFDLGIKAVSTESNGGDTNIAEDSDLVDVPDLIETPTLDMSIGDVNVIESSNDLGLEANGTEDYVNNSLFASNEADTFVFNDTYSSHIYTRGGDDTLTLSGNATNGSIYLGSGDDTLYVAGDVNGEYINTDSAFSRGDDTVVIDGKFTNASMSTGGGNDFVQIGDFGSSNINLGSGNDVLKLSGNQNDYKIYDNGYGNYTIEHNGQWTSVTGAEAIVFEDGNFMGNEDFAKEYINSNSDLTYEYQIDLDANITDDSILSNITLDNLPENAILKDSNGNEISANEDGTYTIQTDTNSDASITVVSNNELSSDSLNSITASITATNGDTSATVTVNDEGVVSNIEDSLQSATLIDGVVEGAYYETSSGVTGLTDENGNFNFRAGDDVTFSVGGVVLGVATAEDIASGQTFLQDIADVSRSDLNDEHLENMAVFLQSIDTLDSGDNIVITQAMRDALSDTTLDLRTASEEEVHHLIENVGGNYVEESDAMNHVQQMLEEYTDMDSTQFEEHIDDDLNNATLGKEPQAGVEYQTSSGINGVTDDTGSFDYYDGDSITFSQNGEVLSTIDSQNIGDDNLITLNELQEYDQNEIDLDNLELDFDNLSDAIVTDDIIDNSDDFNHVNISDMLSSDEEDTNSLSQLLGETEDDKASALSSNDEAASTPDNTQDTNLVDDYDPFKALEESSHNLMADKDMNDGLDDTHHDS; this is encoded by the coding sequence ATGGCTATTGCAAGAATTACGGATATAAAAGGTTTAGTAACTTTAGACGGAACATCGGAAGAGATTTTAAAAAACAGAGATGAAATCTCGGATCACGGTGGATTACTTACTATTGCAGAGTTTGCAAAAATTATATTTGACGACGGAAGAGAAGTCGAAGTAACAGGACCCGTTAGTTTCAATCTTGACAGCACTTTCTTCAATGAAGGAACATTTGAAGAATCCATAACCCAGATTAGCGATTTAGCAAGTTTAGAATATATAGATACTCAACTAGATGAAACAAAATTAGCCGATATAGCAGTAGATAATATAACAGATCAAAACCTTGCTTCACAAAATGTAGATAGCGAACAATTAAATACACAATTAGATCAAGATACCACTCAGTTGGATACTCAAAATATAATTACTCCAACAATATTAAATGAAGATACAACAATAGAAAATCAAGAATCAACAGCAGATACAGTAGTAGATAATAATACAAATGATGAATCAACAGATAATACTCCTGTTGATACGGAAATAGGAACACCTAGTATCAGCTTTGAAAATCCGGGTGAAGACGGAATCTATAATGCAGAAGAATTAGGAGAAGATGGAACAGTAAGTGCAACAATCTTTGTAACGGGAAGTGAAGTAGGAGATACTTTAACATATACTGTAAATGGAGAACAAACAACAGTAATATTAAGTGCAGATGATATAGCAAACGGAGTAACAATCGAAGTTACACCTGAATCAACGGTAACAGCAACTTTATCGGATGCTGCGGGTAACACTTCGGAAACAGCAAGTGCAACAGCCTCTAGTGCAGATGTAGAAGCGCAAGCAGGAACAGTAAGTGTAGATAATATCACAACAGATGATGTAATAAATGCAAGTGAAGCAGATGAAACAATCACAGTAACAGGAACAGCAACAGGTGGAGATATAAGTGAAGGTGATAGCGTAAGCTTTACAGTAAATGGAACAGAGTATAGAGCAACAGTAGGAGAAGATGGAAGCTGGAGTGCAGATGTAGCAGGAAGTGACCTAGCAGCAGATACAAGCTTCGAAGTAAGTGTAGAATCAAGTGATGAAGCAGGAAATACAGTAACAACAAAAGGAACATCAAGCCATACAGTAGATGTAGAAGCGCAAGCAGGAACAGTAAGTGTAGATAATATCACAACAGATGATGTAATAAATGCAAGTGAAGCAGATGAAACAATCACAGTAACAGGAACAGCAACAGGTGGAGATATAAGTGAAGGTGATAGCGTAAGCTTTACAGTAAATGGAACAGAGTATAGAGCAACAGTAGGAGAAGATGGAAGCTGGAGTGCAGATGTAGCAGGAAGTGACCTAGCAGCAGATACAAGCTTCGAAGTAAGTGTAGAATCAAGTGATGAAGCAGGAAATACAGTAACAACAAAAGGAACATCAAGCCATACAGTAGATGTAGAAGCGCAAGCAGGAACAGTAAGTGTAGATAATATCACAACAGATGATGTAATAAATGCAAGTGAAGCAGATGAAACAATCACAGTAACAGGAACAGCAACAGGTGGAGATATAAGTGAAGGTGATAGCGTAAGCTTTACAGTAAATGGAACAGAGTATAGAGCAACAGTAGGAGAAGATGGAAGCTGGAGTGCAGATGTAGCAGGAAGTGACCTAGCAGCAGATACAAGCTTCGAAGTAAGTGTAGAATCAAGTGATGAAGCAGGAAATACAGTAACAACAAAAGGAACATCAAGCCATACAGTAGATGTAGAAGCGCAAGCAGGAACAGTAAGTGTAGATAATATCACAACAGATGATGTAATAAATGCAAGTGAAGCAGATGAAACAATCACAGTAACAGGAACAGCAACAGGTGGAGATATAAGTGAAGGTGATAGCGTAAGCTTTACAGTAAATGGAACAGAGTATAGAGCAACAGTAGGAGAAGATGGAAGCTGGAGTGCAGATGTAGCAGGAAGTGACCTAGCAGCAGATACAAGCTTCGAAGTAAGTGTAGAATCAAGTGATGAAGCAGGAAATACAGTAACAACAACAGGAACATCAAGCCATACAGTAGATGTAGAAGCGCAAGCAGGAACAGTAAGTGTAGATAATATCACAACAGATGATGTAATAAATGCAAGTGAAGCAGATGAAACAATCACAGTAACAGGAACAGCAACAGGTGGAGATATAAGTGAAGGTGATAGCGTAAGCTTTACAGTAAATGGAACAGAGTATAGAGCAACAGTAGGAGAAGATGGAAGCTGGAGTGCAGATGTAGCAGGAAGTGACCTAGCAGCAGATACAAGCTTCGAAGTAAGTGTAGAATCAAGTGATGAAGCAGGAAATACAGTAACAACAACAGGAACATCAAGCCATACAGTAGATGTAGAAGCGCAAGCAGGAACAGTAAGTGTAGATAATATCACAACAGATGATGTAATAAATGCAAGTGAAGCAGATGAAACAATCACAGTAACAGGAACAGCAACAGGTGGAGATATAAGTGAAGGTGATAGCGTAAGCTTTACAGTAAATGGAACAGAGTATAGAGCAACAGTAGGAGAAGATGGAAGCTGGAGTGCAGATGTAGCAGGAAGTGACCTAGCAGCAGATACAAGCTTCGAAGTAAGTGTAGAATCAAGTGATGAAGCAGGAAATACAGTAACAACAAAAGGAACATCAAGCCATACAGTAGATGTAGAAGCGCAAGCAGGAACAGTAAGTGTAGATAATATCACAACAGATGATGTAATAAATGCAAGTGAAGCAGATGAAACAATCACAGTAACAGGAACAGCAACAGGTGGAGATATAAGTGAAGGTGATAGCGTAAGCTTTACAGTAAATGGAACAGAGTATAGAGCAACAGTAGGAGAAGATGGAAGCTGGAGTGCAGATGTAGCAGGAAGTGACCTAGCAGCAGATACAAGCTTCGAAGTAAGTGTAGAATCAAGTGATGAAGCAGGAAATACAGTAACAACAAAAGGAACATCAAGCCATACAGTAGATGTAGAAGCGCAAGCAGGAACAGTAAGTGTAGATAATATCACAACAGATGATGTAATAAATGCAAGTGAAGCAGATGAAACAATCACAGTAACAGGAACAGCAACAGGTGGAGATATAAGTGAAGGTGATAGCGTAAGCTTTACAGTAAATGGAACAGAGTATAGAGCAACAGTAGGAGAAGATGGAAGCTGGAGTGCAGATGTAGCAGGAAGTGACCTAGCAGCAGATACAAGCTTCGAAGTAAGTGTAGAATCAAGTGATGAAGCAGGAAATACAGTAACAACAACAGGAACATCAAGCCATACAGTAGATGTAGAAGCGCAAGCAGGAACAGTAAGTGTAGATAATATCACAACAGATGATGTAATAAATGCAAGTGAAGCAGATGAAACAATCACAGTAACAGGAACAGCAACAGGTGGAGATATAAGTGAAGGTGATAGCGTAAGCTTTACAGTAAATGGAACAGAGTATAGAGCAACAGTAGGAGAAGATGGAAGCTGGAGTGCAGATGTAGCAGGAAGTGACCTAGCAGCAGATACAAGCTTCGAAGTAAGTGTAGAATCAAGTGATGAAGCAGGAAATACAGTAACAACAACAGGAACATCAAGCCATACAGTAGATGTAGAAGCGCAAGCAGGAACAGTAAGTGTAGATAATATCACAACAGATGATGTAATAAATGCAAGTGAAGCAGATGAAACAATCACAGTAACAGGAACAGCAACAGGTGGAGATATAAGTGAAGGTGATAGCGTAAGCTTTACAGTAAATGGAACAGAGTATAGAGCAACAGTAGGAGAAGATGGAAGCTGGAGTGCAGATGTAGCAGGAAGTGACCTAGCAGCAGATACAAGCTTCGAAGTAAGTGTAGAATCAAGTGATGAAGCAGGAAATACAGTAACAACAAAAGGAACATCAAGCCATACAGTAGATGTAGAAGCGCAAGCAGGAACAGTAAGTGTAGATAATATCACAACAGATGATGTAATAAATGCAAGTGAAGCAGATGAAACAATCACAGTAACAGGAACAGCAACAGGTGGAGATATAAGTGAAGGTGATAGCGTAAGCTTTACAGTAAATGGAACAGAGTATAGAGCAACAGTAGGAGAAGATGGAAGCTGGAGTGCAGATGTAGCAGGAAGTGACCTAGCAGCAGATACAAGCTTCGAAGTAAGTGTAGAATCAAGTGATGAAGCAGGAAATACAGTAACAACAAAAGGAACATCAAGCCATACAGTAGATGTAGAAGCGCAAGCAGGAACAGTAAGTGTAGATAATATCACAACAGATGATGTAATAAATGCAAGTGAAGCAGATGAAACAATCACAGTAACAGGAACAGCAACAGGTGGAGATATAAGTGAAGGTGATAGCGTAAGCTTTACAGTAAATGGAACAGAGTATAGAGCAACAGTAGGAGAAGATGGAAGCTGGAGTGCAGATGTAGCAGGAAGTGACCTAGCAGCAGATACAAGCTTCGAAGTAAGTGTAGAATCAAGTGATGAAGCAGGAAATACAGTAACAACAACAGGAACATCAAGCCATACAGTAGATGTAGAAGCGCAAGCAGGAACAGTAAGTGTAGATAATATCACAACAGATGATGTAATAAATGCAAGTGAAGCAGATGAAACAATCACAGTAACAGGAACAGCAACAGGTGGAGATATAAGTGAAGGTGATAGCGTAAGCTTTACAGTAAATGGAACAGAGTATAGAGCAACAGTAGGAGAAGATGGAAGCTGGAGTGCAGATGTAGCAGGAAGTGACCTAGCAGCAGATACAAGCTTCGAAGTAAGTGTAGAATCAAGTGATGAAGCAGGAAATACAGTAACAACAACAGGAACATCAAGCCATACAGTAGATGTAACTACTAGTGATATTTCAAAATTGGCAATTACTGATATCGTGGATAATGAAGGTGACTATAGCAACGTAACAATGTTTGGAACAGGTGCCGAAGCAGGGAATACTATTAGTTTATATAATGAAAACAATGAAATTGTTGCAACAACTACTGTAAAAGATGATGGAACTTGGGAAGTTGATATTTCATCTTTAGAGGGTACACCTGTTAATGACAATGAATTTTTCAGTGTTACTGAAACAGATTTAGCGGGAAATGAAACAGCACAAACTGATACTACACATTATTGGCATGGAGATTGGTCTGAAGCAAATAGTGAATCTTCAGATGATTTTATAATGACGGGTTCAGGTGATGATACTATTAATACAGATGATATCTTAAGCGGAACAAATGAAAACGGAAAAGTAACAAGTACTAACGATGATACTAATGATTCCCTTGTTATAGATGGCGGTGATGGAAATGATACTGTTACTTTTGGCGGTAATATAGCAGATTATACAATTACTACTGATTCAAAAGGTAATGTTATCGTAACTGAAACTTCTTCAAGTGACAGTGATAGTAACGGTATTGGAGATGTTACAGAACTTAGAAATATTGAAACTATAGAGTTTGAAGACGGTACTTATGATGTTGGAAGCGGTACTTTTGTTGAATTTGATACTCAAGCAGATTCTCTTACTGCTTCTATTGATGTAGGAACAGTTAGTACAATTTTATCTCAAAATGCAGTTGTTGACGAAGATGCAAACAATTCAGACGGAATTTATGAAAAAGATGGAAAATATTATCAAATGCAAGAGACATCTCAAATTGATACGGCAGCTTTGAGAGATCTTGGATATACAATAGATAATGACGGTAAATTTTATAAAATAAATGAAGATGCTCCTAAAGTTCTTGTAGAGCAAGAAATGACAAGAGAAGTGACACATGTAGTAGATGCCGAGCCTATAATGAAAGTGGCAACAGAAACTACAACTTTCGAAACTTTGGGAGAAGAGTTTTCTCATAATGTAGGTGAAATAAGAAGTGGTCATTCAACAACAATAGATCTTGGTGAAACAACAAAAAATATTGAGTTAGATTTCAATAACTTTAATAGTGGAAGCCTTAAAGTAGAGTTCCTGGATGATAAAGGAAAGGTAATTGCGACGCGTACTTCTTGTCCTGCACATGATGGGCAAAGAGGGTATGGATTTGGAGAAGAGTTTAGTGCAGTTAGATTAACTGCAAATAATTCAGATATTGAAGTTCAAACAATAAATGGTAGGGGATTACCTGAAACGGTTACCGTTGAAGCAGGAGGATTAGTTCCTGATTATGAAGCAATGGAAGAAGCAGGTATTAACTGGACGCAAACAGATTATCAAGTTCTTACACAAAGTGAAGATATAAATAATATCGGTAATGTAGGAAATAATAAAGTTAACGGTTTTAATCCTGAAGATCATGAATTAAGCCAAGTATTTGATTTTGGTCCTGATATGGCTAATCGTTTAGTAACAATTACTGTTGATTTGGAAGTAAAAGGTAGCTGGGATAATAATAGTACAAGTACGAATGACTATTTTAGTGTTAGTGCAAATGGAGAAGAGCTTGACGTAAACTTTTATTCAAGTAACGGAAACTCTTACACTTATGATTCAGAAGATGTAAGTTATCTAGGATGGGATCAAAGAGAAGATTTTACTTATGATTATCAAGTCTATCTTGATGAAAACGGACAAGTACAACTTGATTTTATGGTTGCTTCTACTGCATCGGATGAAAATGTAAATGTACATAATATTGATGTTACTTATGAAGGTCAAAGCGGATGGGTAAAAGAAGAGACACAAACAGAAACATATACTGAAAGTGTACTTGTAGATGCTCCTGCCGAAGAAGTTGATCTTTCTGAAATTCCAGGCGGTATACCGTACATTTCCGAAGAAGTTGAAGTTGAACCGAATATGACGACAGAAGATGACGTAACTGCTTACTCTTATCCTGTTGATATAAGTGCTGCTCTTTCTGATATTGATGGAAGTGAAACTTTAAGTGTTCTTATAACAGGAGTACCGGAAGGTGCAACTCTTAGTAAAGGTGTAGATAACGGTGACGGTACTTGGTCTATTGTAGTTCCTGAAGGAGATACTTCTATTAGTGACAGCTTAACTATAACTGTACTTCCTGATACAAAAGATTTTGATCTTGGAATTAAAGCAGTATCAACAGAAAGTAATGGAGGAGATACAAATATTGCAGAAGATAGCGATTTAGTAGATGTTCCTGATTTAATCGAAACTCCTACTTTAGATATGAGTATCGGTGATGTAAATGTAATTGAAAGTTCAAATGACTTAGGTCTTGAAGCAAACGGAACGGAAGATTATGTAAACAACAGTTTATTTGCTAGTAATGAGGCAGATACTTTTGTTTTTAATGATACTTATTCATCACATATATATACAAGAGGAGGAGATGATACTTTAACTCTTTCAGGAAATGCAACTAACGGTTCAATATATCTAGGTAGTGGAGATGACACCTTATATGTTGCAGGTGATGTAAACGGTGAATATATCAATACAGACTCAGCTTTTTCAAGAGGAGATGATACCGTAGTTATTGATGGAAAATTTACAAATGCTTCAATGTCAACAGGCGGCGGAAATGATTTTGTTCAAATTGGTGATTTTGGAAGTTCAAATATAAATCTTGGAAGTGGAAATGATGTATTAAAATTATCAGGAAATCAAAATGATTATAAAATCTATGATAATGGATACGGTAATTATACAATAGAACATAATGGACAATGGACAAGTGTAACAGGTGCCGAAGCAATTGTATTTGAAGATGGAAATTTTATGGGGAATGAAGACTTTGCAAAAGAATATATTAACTCAAATTCAGACCTTACGTACGAATATCAAATTGATTTAGATGCCAATATAACAGATGACAGCATATTATCTAATATTACTTTGGATAATCTTCCTGAAAATGCAATATTAAAAGATAGTAACGGTAATGAAATTTCTGCAAATGAAGATGGAACATACACTATTCAAACAGATACAAATTCAGATGCTTCTATAACAGTTGTCAGCAATAATGAATTATCTTCAGACTCATTAAACAGTATTACGGCAAGTATAACTGCAACAAACGGTGATACTTCTGCTACAGTTACCGTAAATGATGAGGGTGTCGTTTCTAATATTGAAGATTCTCTTCAAAGTGCGACTCTAATAGACGGTGTAGTAGAAGGTGCATATTACGAAACAAGTTCCGGAGTTACAGGATTGACTGATGAAAACGGTAATTTTAATTTTAGAGCCGGAGATGATGTAACATTTAGTGTTGGAGGAGTTGTTTTAGGTGTAGCAACGGCAGAAGATATCGCAAGCGGTCAAACTTTTTTACAAGATATAGCAGATGTCAGCAGAAGTGATTTAAATGATGAACATCTAGAAAATATGGCAGTATTCTTACAATCTATTGATACCTTGGATAGTGGAGATAATATAGTAATTACCCAAGCTATGAGGGACGCTTTGTCTGATACTACTCTTGATCTAAGAACAGCAAGTGAAGAAGAGGTTCATCATCTAATAGAGAACGTGGGTGGAAATTATGTAGAAGAAAGTGATGCAATGAATCATGTTCAACAAATGTTGGAAGAGTATACAGATATGGATTCTACACAATTTGAAGAACATATTGATGATGACTTAAATAATGCAACTTTAGGAAAAGAACCGCAGGCTGGAGTTGAATATCAAACAAGTTCAGGTATAAACGGAGTTACGGATGATACAGGAAGTTTTGATTATTATGACGGGGATTCTATAACTTTTTCACAAAACGGTGAAGTTTTGTCAACAATAGATAGTCAAAATATAGGTGATGATAATTTAATTACCCTAAACGAACTTCAAGAATACGATCAAAATGAAATTGATTTGGATAATCTTGAACTAGACTTTGATAACTTGTCCGATGCCATAGTAACTGATGATATTATAGATAACTCAGATGATTTTAATCATGTAAACATATCAGATATGTTATCAAGCGATGAAGAAGATACAAATAGTTTATCTCAATTATTAGGTGAAACAGAAGATGATAAAGCATCGGCACTTTCATCAAATGATGAAGCTGCATCTACTCCTGATAATACCCAAGATACAAACTTAGTTGATGATTATGATCCGTTTAAAGCTTTAGAAGAGAGTTCACATAATTTAATGGCAGATAAAGATATGAATGATGGATTAGATGATACTCATCACGATAGTTAA